The following proteins come from a genomic window of Nitrospira sp.:
- a CDS encoding GDP-L-fucose synthase produces MISHDATIYVAGHAGLIGSAVVRRLERDGHRTPITRQRSEVDLRDAGQVSEFFEEVHPEYVILAAGRVGGIMENQTCPADFMDENIAIQLNVLMAARRVGVQRLILFGSSCMYPRECSQPMAEHALLSGKPEPTSLPYAISKLAGTYLCLAYNKQDHATRFIPVIPNSAYGPHDNFDPKSAHVLSALMARFHQAKVSGAESVALWGSGSPRREFIHADDIADACVHLMSQDELAVELPLNIGVGQDVSIKELAEMIAHVAGYRGELEWDLTKPDGAPRKLLDSTRIQSLGWKPHIGLAEGLAETYRWYVRQVETATGSMPEVRR; encoded by the coding sequence ATGATATCGCATGATGCCACCATTTATGTCGCAGGCCACGCCGGTCTCATCGGATCGGCAGTCGTCCGGCGGTTGGAGCGGGATGGGCATCGCACTCCGATCACGAGGCAGCGCAGTGAAGTGGATCTGCGGGATGCCGGGCAGGTTTCTGAGTTCTTCGAGGAGGTCCATCCGGAGTATGTGATTCTCGCTGCCGGACGAGTTGGCGGAATAATGGAAAATCAGACATGTCCCGCTGATTTCATGGATGAGAATATCGCCATTCAGCTCAATGTGCTGATGGCTGCACGTCGGGTCGGCGTGCAGCGGCTGATTCTTTTCGGTTCTTCCTGTATGTATCCCAGAGAATGCTCCCAGCCGATGGCTGAACATGCACTCTTATCGGGCAAGCCTGAACCGACGAGCCTGCCGTACGCGATTTCTAAGCTCGCAGGGACGTATCTGTGTTTGGCGTATAACAAGCAAGACCATGCAACCCGCTTCATTCCGGTGATCCCGAATAGTGCCTATGGGCCGCACGACAATTTTGACCCGAAATCAGCGCATGTCTTGTCCGCGCTGATGGCACGCTTTCATCAGGCCAAGGTGAGTGGGGCCGAATCGGTCGCTTTATGGGGAAGCGGCTCACCGAGACGGGAATTCATCCATGCAGACGATATCGCTGATGCTTGTGTGCATCTCATGAGCCAAGACGAACTTGCCGTCGAGCTTCCTCTTAACATTGGAGTGGGACAGGATGTCTCAATTAAGGAATTGGCGGAGATGATAGCCCACGTCGCCGGCTATCGAGGCGAACTTGAATGGGATCTGACAAAACCCGACGGCGCTCCTCGGAAACTACTTGATAGCACGCGAATCCAGTCGCTGGGATGGAAGCCCCACATTGGGCTTGCCGAGGGCTTGGCGGAGACCTACCGATGGTATGTGAGGCAGGTTGAGACGGCGACCGGATCCATGCCGGAGGTCCGTAGATAA
- a CDS encoding kinase: MIITRTPFRISFFGGGTDYPAWYQEHGGVVLATSIDKYCHISCRYLPPFFEHKHRIVYSIIENVRRVEEIKHPAVRAILAWAGCDDQGLEIHHDGDLPARSGLGSSSSFTVGLIHALTALRGRYIPKDELAAQAINMEQHIIKENVGSQDQISAAFGGFNRIDFKRNDTFQVSPIILAKDRLHEFQSHLMLCFTGFSRIASEVAKSKIDNFKNREAELHRMKEMVDEAIMILQNPRIPIEEVGRLLHQSWLCKRSLSDRVSTPEIDHLYEEAMRVGAVGGKILGAGGGGFLLLFVKPELQAKVHDRLKHLVHVPFRFENTGSRVVLYQPQGLF, encoded by the coding sequence ATGATCATTACAAGGACACCCTTCCGCATTTCATTTTTCGGCGGCGGCACCGACTATCCGGCTTGGTATCAGGAGCATGGCGGAGTTGTGTTGGCGACCTCGATCGATAAATATTGCCATATCAGCTGCCGGTATCTCCCGCCTTTCTTCGAGCACAAGCACCGCATCGTCTATTCGATTATCGAGAATGTGCGTCGTGTGGAGGAGATCAAGCACCCGGCCGTCCGGGCCATTCTTGCATGGGCAGGGTGCGACGATCAGGGGCTTGAGATTCATCACGACGGCGATTTACCTGCGCGATCAGGCCTTGGCTCCAGTTCGTCGTTTACGGTTGGCTTGATTCATGCGTTAACAGCCTTGCGGGGCAGATACATTCCGAAAGACGAGCTTGCCGCCCAAGCGATCAATATGGAACAGCACATCATCAAGGAGAATGTCGGGTCACAGGATCAGATTTCGGCTGCATTCGGAGGGTTCAATCGAATCGACTTCAAGCGGAACGATACCTTCCAGGTCTCACCTATTATCCTGGCGAAGGACCGGTTGCATGAGTTTCAATCACATCTGATGCTGTGTTTTACCGGATTCTCACGAATCGCGTCGGAGGTCGCCAAATCAAAGATCGACAACTTCAAGAATCGAGAGGCAGAGCTCCATCGCATGAAGGAGATGGTCGATGAAGCCATCATGATCCTTCAGAACCCCAGGATACCGATCGAGGAGGTCGGCAGGTTACTTCATCAGAGCTGGCTCTGTAAACGCAGCCTTTCCGACAGGGTCTCCACGCCTGAAATCGACCATCTGTATGAGGAGGCGATGCGAGTGGGTGCTGTGGGCGGAAAGATCCTTGGCGCTGGTGGGGGAGGATTCTTGCTGTTGTTTGTGAAACCTGAATTGCAGGCAAAAGTTCATGATCGGTTGAAGCATCTGGTGCATGTCCCGTTTCGGTTTGAAAACACGGGCAGCCGTGTCGTGCTGTACCAACCTCAAGGGCTTTTCTGA
- a CDS encoding radical SAM protein, whose translation MDVLFVNADSSLQAYQGLAKTYSAIEPPTWALLLAQSCRAKGFGVAILDCDAEKLSLSDAVSQIQSANPRLIVFVVYGQNPNSGTTGMIGASALASEVKQQHPNLSVCFVGSHTSALPMDVLQLPFVDFVLLNEGVYALHNLLRTDLRSGLEAVKGIGYKTGDPRETRRPILNEPQAVVPQDRMDIDMPGYAWDLLPYRTRPLDLYRAHFWHAEFDHEKRTPFAAIYTSLGCTFACDFCMINIINRVDNGSSVDAAQSRGMRFWSAKLIAGELEKLAEMGVETIRISDEMFFLNRKYYEPLLQDIIQRNLALRMWAYARVDTVRHEYIDLFRRAGINWLALGIEAGNQTVRQEVSKGSFQEVNIRAVCDKVRAEGMNVISNYIFGFPDDTLETMRETLDLALELNTEMANMYPCQALPGSPMYHMAKDQGWKLPESYSGYAFLSYDSQPLPTKHVTATEVLKFRDEAWQQYFSNPAYLKLVETKFGENERANVEAMAKVRLHRKLLGD comes from the coding sequence CTGGATGTGCTCTTCGTCAACGCCGATTCGTCGTTGCAAGCGTATCAAGGATTGGCGAAGACCTATTCGGCAATTGAACCTCCGACATGGGCACTATTGCTTGCTCAGTCATGTCGAGCGAAGGGCTTCGGCGTGGCGATTCTGGATTGTGACGCCGAAAAGTTATCGTTGTCCGATGCCGTGAGTCAGATTCAGAGTGCGAACCCTCGCCTGATCGTGTTCGTGGTGTACGGACAAAATCCCAATTCCGGAACGACTGGCATGATCGGGGCTAGTGCGCTTGCCAGCGAAGTCAAACAACAGCATCCGAATCTCTCTGTCTGTTTCGTAGGGTCTCACACCAGTGCCTTGCCGATGGATGTCCTGCAGCTTCCGTTCGTCGATTTCGTGCTCCTGAACGAAGGTGTGTATGCGCTGCACAATCTTCTGCGCACTGACCTCCGTTCCGGGCTGGAGGCCGTGAAGGGGATTGGATATAAGACAGGCGATCCCAGGGAAACGCGTCGACCGATCTTGAATGAGCCGCAAGCAGTCGTTCCGCAAGATCGAATGGACATCGATATGCCGGGTTACGCGTGGGATCTTCTGCCATACCGGACGCGTCCGCTGGATTTGTATCGGGCGCATTTTTGGCATGCTGAGTTCGATCATGAGAAGCGTACGCCCTTCGCAGCGATCTACACATCCTTGGGATGCACGTTTGCCTGTGATTTCTGCATGATCAACATCATCAATCGTGTCGATAATGGCAGTTCAGTTGATGCGGCGCAGTCCCGTGGCATGCGTTTCTGGAGCGCGAAGCTCATTGCCGGAGAGCTGGAGAAGCTGGCGGAGATGGGGGTGGAAACCATCCGCATCAGCGACGAAATGTTCTTCTTGAATCGGAAGTACTACGAGCCTCTGTTGCAGGACATTATCCAACGCAATTTGGCTTTGCGGATGTGGGCCTACGCCAGAGTCGATACGGTACGCCACGAATATATCGACCTGTTTAGGCGAGCCGGCATCAATTGGCTGGCGCTTGGCATCGAAGCCGGCAACCAAACGGTGCGGCAAGAGGTCTCGAAGGGATCTTTCCAAGAAGTCAATATCCGGGCGGTGTGCGATAAAGTGCGGGCTGAGGGGATGAACGTCATCAGTAACTATATTTTTGGATTTCCTGACGATACGCTGGAGACGATGAGGGAGACATTGGATCTAGCGCTTGAACTGAACACTGAAATGGCCAATATGTATCCCTGTCAAGCCTTGCCGGGAAGTCCGATGTACCACATGGCCAAAGACCAAGGGTGGAAGCTGCCGGAGAGCTATAGCGGGTACGCCTTCCTGTCGTACGATAGTCAGCCTCTTCCGACAAAACATGTCACGGCAACGGAGGTGCTGAAGTTTCGGGATGAGGCATGGCAACAGTACTTTTCGAATCCCGCGTACCTGAAATTGGTTGAAACGAAGTTTGGAGAGAACGAGCGGGCAAACGTCGAAGCCATGGCCAAGGTCCGGTTGCATCGAAAATTACTCGGTGATTAA
- a CDS encoding glycosyltransferase: MSEDLIDVAQPVLSIVTPSLNHGHFLRQTIESVAAQTFRSIEHIVVDGGSSDGTVEILKEFPHVRWISERDEHVVEAYQKALAMARGQYIIQCCVSDGFLDLNWFRKCVEILEEDKEVSLVWGFAQTMSEDGDLLNVCFQDFFADPPPQKQDSLAFWLASGFPLPEGNYCVRSEVLKTWFPDRQSSDWFRTCPHLGFMYRFFTQGYSPYFIPVVANFGRLHHDQRSQRLSDVEKPGQVAYRKAVKAYGKSILRGSTIHRFRDGKAQVVGQIHPQDLPSLRRKMWRHRLLRSRLLRIDPYTLVAKLSARMFS; the protein is encoded by the coding sequence ATGAGTGAAGATCTTATCGATGTCGCGCAACCAGTGCTCTCGATTGTGACCCCGTCCCTCAATCATGGACATTTTCTCCGGCAAACGATCGAAAGTGTGGCGGCACAGACTTTTCGAAGCATTGAGCACATTGTTGTTGATGGAGGATCATCAGATGGGACGGTAGAGATTCTCAAAGAATTTCCCCACGTCCGCTGGATCTCGGAGCGGGATGAGCACGTCGTGGAGGCCTATCAAAAGGCTTTGGCCATGGCGAGAGGTCAATACATCATTCAGTGCTGCGTCTCGGATGGTTTTCTCGATCTGAATTGGTTCCGAAAATGCGTCGAGATTCTGGAAGAGGATAAGGAGGTCTCACTGGTATGGGGGTTTGCTCAAACCATGTCCGAGGACGGAGATCTGCTGAATGTCTGCTTTCAGGATTTTTTTGCAGATCCACCTCCACAGAAGCAAGACTCTCTGGCGTTTTGGCTGGCAAGCGGATTTCCGTTACCGGAAGGCAACTATTGTGTGCGGAGTGAAGTGCTTAAGACGTGGTTTCCGGACAGGCAATCGAGCGATTGGTTTCGAACCTGCCCGCATCTCGGTTTCATGTACAGATTTTTCACACAGGGGTATAGCCCATATTTTATTCCGGTGGTTGCAAATTTCGGTCGTTTGCACCACGATCAGCGCAGTCAGCGTTTGAGCGATGTGGAGAAGCCTGGACAAGTCGCCTATCGTAAAGCTGTAAAAGCGTACGGCAAGAGCATCTTAAGAGGAAGTACGATTCATCGATTTCGAGATGGCAAGGCACAGGTAGTTGGGCAGATTCACCCGCAGGACCTCCCTTCGCTGAGGAGGAAGATGTGGCGGCATCGGTTACTCCGTTCCCGTCTGCTCCGAATAGACCCCTATACTCTGGTGGCAAAGCTCAGCGCACGAATGTTCAGTTGA
- a CDS encoding NUDIX domain-containing protein: MNQFEICAMYGNTVVEGMRVRVGVGVVVRGPEEAILLEKRRDCGWWGLPGGKVEPGESLIDAAVREVLEETGLTVEVTHLIGVYSDPAGRIVTYPDNGDVVQLVDVVVGARVLSGRIVCSHESEEVRFFSPSQLPEQIVPPARQPLADAFEGRCGVLR; encoded by the coding sequence ATGAACCAGTTCGAGATTTGCGCAATGTACGGGAACACCGTTGTGGAGGGGATGCGGGTGCGCGTGGGAGTCGGAGTGGTCGTTCGAGGGCCAGAAGAAGCCATACTGTTGGAAAAGCGTCGCGATTGCGGATGGTGGGGATTGCCTGGAGGAAAGGTCGAGCCGGGTGAGTCTCTGATTGACGCAGCCGTACGCGAGGTGCTGGAAGAGACCGGCCTCACTGTGGAGGTCACGCATCTGATCGGTGTGTATTCAGACCCTGCTGGTCGCATCGTGACCTATCCGGACAATGGGGATGTGGTTCAGTTGGTCGATGTCGTCGTTGGTGCGCGAGTGTTGTCCGGACGAATCGTATGTAGTCACGAGAGTGAAGAGGTACGGTTTTTCTCCCCATCTCAATTGCCGGAACAGATTGTGCCTCCGGCGCGGCAACCCCTTGCTGACGCATTCGAAGGGCGATGTGGAGTTCTGCGCTAG
- a CDS encoding UpxY family transcription antiterminator, whose translation MSDDNVNRDKEPSQTSSLHWYALRTKSRHEKLVRDQLDKQGIEPLLPTVKRLSQWKDRKKEIEIPLFSGYCFVRFSQQEKAPVQQTTGVVEIVGSGSRPEAIPEQEIDALRRLMTSVLPYDPHPYLHEGMKVEVVRGPLQGVLGILMRKEKRHRLVIGVHLIQQAAAVEIDVNDVVPV comes from the coding sequence GTGTCCGATGACAACGTCAATAGGGACAAGGAGCCCAGTCAAACCAGCAGCCTGCACTGGTATGCCCTACGGACTAAGTCTCGTCACGAAAAACTGGTGCGGGATCAGTTGGACAAACAAGGAATCGAGCCGTTGCTTCCGACGGTCAAACGGCTGAGCCAGTGGAAGGATCGAAAGAAGGAAATCGAGATCCCGCTGTTTTCCGGCTACTGTTTCGTGCGGTTTTCTCAACAGGAGAAGGCACCGGTGCAACAGACGACAGGTGTTGTCGAAATTGTTGGCAGCGGAAGTCGTCCTGAAGCGATCCCGGAGCAGGAAATTGATGCACTCCGCCGTCTCATGACGAGCGTCCTCCCGTACGATCCACATCCCTATCTCCATGAAGGCATGAAGGTGGAAGTCGTTCGTGGCCCCCTGCAGGGGGTTCTCGGAATTCTGATGCGAAAAGAGAAGCGACACCGTTTAGTGATCGGAGTGCACCTGATTCAACAAGCGGCGGCAGTCGAAATCGATGTGAATGATGTGGTGCCGGTGTGA
- a CDS encoding winged helix-turn-helix transcriptional regulator codes for MNFQGQRDLLLLAEVERDGAVTQRSLSTKLGVALGLTNLYLKRLARKGYIKITTIPSHRARYVLTPQGFAEKSRLAYLYMEYSLSHYRDMRARLRETLSQAANNGTKRVVIYGTGELAEMAYLSLREMHMTLVGFVDDTQQESFLSYPVCQPEALSGWEFDVVLLADFDQTAGHRTTLGQCQVPDSKVIALTPTM; via the coding sequence ATGAATTTCCAAGGGCAACGAGATCTTCTCTTGCTGGCTGAGGTGGAGCGTGATGGTGCGGTCACACAGCGGTCTCTCTCGACTAAGCTAGGAGTCGCTCTGGGGCTGACCAATCTCTATCTCAAGCGATTGGCGCGGAAGGGGTATATCAAGATCACGACGATTCCCTCACACCGAGCTCGGTATGTGCTGACTCCGCAAGGGTTTGCCGAGAAATCCAGACTGGCCTACCTCTATATGGAGTATTCCCTGTCTCATTACCGTGATATGCGCGCGCGGCTACGAGAAACGCTGTCTCAGGCAGCCAACAACGGAACGAAACGCGTCGTCATCTATGGAACCGGTGAACTTGCTGAGATGGCCTATCTGTCGCTCCGAGAAATGCATATGACTTTGGTTGGATTTGTAGATGATACCCAGCAGGAGTCGTTCTTGTCCTATCCGGTTTGTCAGCCGGAGGCGTTGAGCGGATGGGAGTTCGATGTGGTGTTGCTGGCGGATTTTGACCAAACGGCGGGACACCGTACAACACTCGGACAGTGTCAGGTTCCGGATAGCAAGGTCATCGCGCTGACTCCTACGATGTAA
- a CDS encoding glycosyltransferase family 9 protein, with the protein MSMNVLIVRPDGIGDVLLSLPVATQLRRLLPGVRIGFLTSPTVAPLLDRHPDVDYVRTICFTDPWKELRHAFSQGVEAAIFLKPFRRLMWAAWVAGVPIRVATGYRWYSLLANRRIYEHRSEFAKHESEYNVDMIQGLGLPPQPVSQPVLTLTEAERAAGASRWSGLPRPRVVVHPGGVSARRWRLEQYRDLVSTLTDRGYGVVLTGSDQERREFGKGLSLPTAFPSGVVDLMGNLSLRELMSVIAGAHVVVSGATGPAHLAAALGTPTVTLFDPRRNNLPVRWKPLGAGVLLRPDVPTCDKCIGEVCPYWDCLDRFTVATVTSVVSKVSEAPSALTVLHL; encoded by the coding sequence ATGTCGATGAATGTCCTGATCGTTCGCCCGGATGGCATCGGCGACGTCTTGCTCTCTCTTCCCGTGGCAACCCAACTCAGGCGGCTTCTGCCTGGGGTTAGGATCGGGTTTCTCACCAGCCCTACCGTCGCGCCCCTTCTTGATCGGCATCCCGACGTGGACTATGTGAGGACAATTTGCTTTACAGATCCATGGAAGGAACTCCGTCACGCCTTTTCGCAGGGAGTTGAGGCAGCTATTTTTTTGAAGCCGTTTCGCCGTCTGATGTGGGCCGCGTGGGTGGCTGGTGTCCCAATTCGCGTGGCCACTGGTTACCGGTGGTATAGCCTATTAGCCAATCGCCGTATCTATGAACATCGCAGCGAGTTTGCAAAGCACGAATCAGAGTACAACGTCGATATGATCCAGGGGTTGGGGTTGCCTCCTCAGCCTGTAAGCCAACCAGTGCTGACTCTAACCGAGGCCGAACGAGCAGCCGGGGCATCTCGGTGGTCGGGATTGCCGAGACCTCGCGTCGTGGTCCACCCAGGAGGAGTTTCCGCACGTCGCTGGCGGCTGGAGCAGTATCGTGACCTGGTCTCGACATTGACAGACAGAGGATATGGCGTGGTGCTGACCGGCAGCGATCAGGAACGAAGAGAGTTTGGGAAAGGTCTGTCGTTGCCTACGGCGTTTCCCTCAGGGGTAGTAGATCTTATGGGGAACCTGTCGCTGCGAGAACTGATGTCGGTAATCGCCGGTGCGCATGTCGTCGTCTCAGGAGCGACAGGACCGGCTCATCTGGCGGCAGCTCTAGGTACTCCCACGGTGACCTTGTTTGATCCTCGACGAAACAATTTGCCGGTGCGGTGGAAACCGCTTGGGGCGGGAGTCTTGCTGCGCCCTGATGTTCCTACGTGCGATAAATGTATCGGCGAGGTCTGTCCCTATTGGGATTGCCTTGATCGATTCACGGTTGCAACTGTCACGTCCGTCGTCTCCAAAGTTTCAGAGGCCCCGTCAGCGCTTACCGTACTTCATCTATAA
- the waaF gene encoding lipopolysaccharide heptosyltransferase II yields MITRGLASFLGIDAQGSLEGPPVSSINPLNSRFSSVLNNARILLIKPSSLGDIVHALPVVSAIKAQWPRSHLTWIVKRQWADLVERAEGVDRVWPVDMTVGSWIRESRALRVQRFDLAIDLQGLFRSGILAWLSGAPARIGFANGREGSPWFYTDSVPVTDPDIHAVDRYLSVVTALGGFLPDKARFGFRLREEDMATVREICQRRGLTLDKPWVAVNIGARWPTKRWPLESFAAVVDQLYEARRDPLVMIGGSEERAFTKKLKVLTKSPFIDLCGDIPLGCLPALLSTATAMITNDSGPMHIAAALGIPVIAMFGPTSAVRTGPYGTGHQVLIGRVPCRPCFSRICRHDPELECLHLIQPTQVVDVIRPLLTAHVPCR; encoded by the coding sequence ATCATCACGCGTGGTCTTGCGTCATTTTTAGGTATTGACGCGCAGGGTTCGCTGGAAGGTCCTCCGGTGTCATCTATCAACCCTCTCAATAGTCGCTTCTCATCGGTGTTGAACAATGCCCGCATCCTGTTGATCAAGCCCAGTTCTCTCGGCGATATCGTGCATGCATTGCCAGTCGTCTCGGCGATCAAAGCACAATGGCCGAGATCACATCTCACGTGGATAGTGAAGCGCCAGTGGGCTGACCTTGTTGAACGGGCAGAGGGGGTTGACCGTGTCTGGCCGGTTGATATGACGGTGGGAAGTTGGATCAGGGAAAGTCGGGCATTGCGCGTACAGCGGTTCGACCTCGCCATCGATCTGCAAGGGCTGTTTCGCAGTGGTATTTTGGCGTGGCTCAGTGGTGCGCCGGCGCGTATTGGCTTCGCGAATGGAAGGGAAGGAAGTCCCTGGTTCTACACCGACTCTGTCCCGGTTACCGATCCCGATATCCATGCGGTCGATCGCTATCTTTCCGTTGTCACGGCGTTGGGGGGATTTCTGCCGGACAAAGCACGATTTGGGTTTAGGCTACGAGAGGAGGACATGGCGACCGTTCGAGAGATTTGTCAACGGCGAGGCCTCACACTAGACAAGCCGTGGGTTGCCGTAAATATTGGAGCGCGCTGGCCGACAAAGCGCTGGCCGCTCGAGTCCTTCGCTGCCGTTGTAGATCAGCTGTACGAGGCACGTCGTGATCCGCTCGTGATGATAGGCGGCTCCGAAGAGCGTGCATTTACGAAGAAGTTGAAAGTCTTGACGAAGTCTCCGTTCATCGACCTGTGCGGTGATATCCCCTTGGGGTGCTTGCCGGCACTGCTTTCGACCGCGACCGCTATGATCACGAATGATTCTGGGCCAATGCACATTGCTGCGGCACTTGGGATTCCGGTGATTGCGATGTTTGGACCGACCAGTGCGGTGCGGACCGGCCCGTATGGGACAGGTCATCAGGTGCTGATCGGGCGAGTCCCCTGTAGACCCTGTTTCAGTCGTATCTGCCGACACGATCCTGAATTGGAATGCCTTCATCTCATTCAGCCTACTCAAGTGGTTGATGTGATACGGCCCTTATTGACGGCTCACGTACCATGTCGATGA
- a CDS encoding class I SAM-dependent methyltransferase: MAANQPVNVCSVPCNLCGGTQVSTLSNKSRSGKPLRTVICQACGLVWSDPRPHDARQFYEEEYRLSYKHTYHPKPKHVLRAGHVALSRFEKIEPLLSSRNAVLDVGTGGGEFAYLLQSLGHGVSGIEPNRGYADYSIQEYGLTVQVGFVQDAVFPPESFDVVTIWHVLEHTEDPGSILALLRSWLKPDGTLVVEVPNVEATCQAPSSTFHEAHLYNFNVVSLRRLAKKHGLFETKHLISRDGGNITMFLSRMEPLVQDRYDASIPGNCEWISRIVHQHSNVRRHLTPVPYLRAWQRLCRSFEERRETADAKSGKALLDTLYSPQLRSHSVGRG, from the coding sequence ATGGCAGCGAACCAACCTGTGAACGTGTGTTCCGTTCCATGTAACCTGTGTGGTGGCACCCAGGTGTCGACTCTGTCGAATAAGAGTCGAAGTGGGAAGCCATTGCGGACGGTCATTTGTCAGGCCTGCGGGCTTGTGTGGTCGGACCCACGCCCGCATGACGCCAGGCAGTTTTATGAGGAGGAGTACCGCCTCTCCTACAAACACACTTACCACCCGAAGCCCAAACACGTCTTACGCGCGGGCCATGTGGCCTTGTCGCGATTCGAAAAGATCGAGCCATTGTTGTCGAGTCGGAACGCTGTTCTCGATGTTGGTACCGGGGGAGGAGAGTTCGCCTATCTGCTTCAATCGTTGGGACATGGTGTGAGCGGGATTGAACCGAATAGAGGGTATGCCGACTATTCCATACAGGAATATGGGCTCACAGTTCAGGTCGGGTTCGTGCAAGATGCCGTGTTTCCACCCGAATCGTTCGATGTGGTGACGATCTGGCACGTACTCGAACATACGGAAGATCCGGGTTCCATTCTAGCCCTGCTCCGATCCTGGCTGAAACCGGACGGCACGCTTGTTGTGGAGGTTCCCAATGTCGAGGCAACCTGTCAGGCTCCCAGCAGCACATTCCATGAAGCCCATCTCTATAACTTCAATGTGGTGTCATTACGCCGATTGGCCAAGAAACACGGGTTGTTCGAGACCAAGCATCTGATCTCTCGCGATGGTGGGAATATTACGATGTTTCTGTCGCGCATGGAGCCGCTGGTCCAAGATCGTTACGACGCCTCGATCCCCGGGAATTGCGAATGGATCTCGAGGATCGTGCATCAGCATAGCAATGTGCGACGCCACTTGACGCCTGTGCCGTACCTGCGGGCTTGGCAGCGCCTCTGCCGATCATTTGAAGAGAGGCGTGAAACGGCGGACGCAAAGAGCGGTAAGGCATTGCTCGACACCCTCTATTCGCCTCAGCTTCGCTCCCATTCCGTGGGACGCGGATGA